In a single window of the Anaplasma platys genome:
- the ychF gene encoding redox-regulated ATPase YchF produces the protein MGLNCGIVGLPNVGKSTLFNALTQTSLAETANYPFCTIEPNTGKTIVRDHRLKTLATMANSQKTIFSQVEFVDIAGLVQGASSGEGLGNKFLGHIREVDAIMHVLRCFEDSDISHVNQAVDPIYDAKIVETELMLADMESIQRRMPNVAKAVKTGKEKKSKLDVLEQILSALENGLPARRVTSADPSELKQLQLLTSKPVMYVCNVEEPNAHSGNALSNAVKQMAEASDSQCCHLSAKLEADLVSFDDEESRMAFLEELGMKQSGIDTAVQAMYRLLNLITFFTIGPKEARAWPIIKNTTADKAAGTIHTDFEQGFIKAETISFEDYVKYGGESGCKEAGRVRFEGRDYIVQDGDIVHFRVNK, from the coding sequence ATGGGACTAAACTGTGGAATAGTGGGCTTGCCTAACGTGGGAAAATCAACACTGTTTAACGCGTTAACCCAAACCTCCCTCGCGGAGACGGCTAACTATCCCTTTTGCACCATCGAACCTAATACTGGAAAAACCATTGTACGCGACCATAGGCTCAAGACTTTGGCAACAATGGCAAATTCACAGAAAACAATTTTTAGCCAGGTAGAGTTCGTAGACATCGCTGGGCTGGTTCAGGGAGCGAGTTCCGGAGAAGGCCTAGGAAATAAGTTCTTGGGGCACATACGGGAAGTGGACGCTATTATGCACGTTCTGCGATGCTTCGAAGACAGTGACATCAGCCATGTCAATCAGGCTGTCGACCCCATATATGATGCAAAAATAGTTGAAACGGAGCTAATGCTGGCTGATATGGAAAGTATCCAACGCCGAATGCCAAATGTAGCCAAAGCAGTGAAAACTGGGAAGGAAAAGAAAAGCAAGCTCGACGTGCTTGAGCAAATATTATCAGCACTGGAAAATGGCCTACCGGCAAGGAGAGTCACTTCTGCGGACCCCAGCGAACTGAAACAGCTGCAGTTACTGACAAGTAAACCTGTCATGTATGTCTGTAACGTAGAAGAACCCAACGCACATAGTGGCAATGCCCTGTCTAATGCGGTGAAACAAATGGCCGAAGCCAGCGATAGCCAATGTTGCCATTTGTCTGCAAAACTTGAAGCTGACTTAGTTAGTTTTGATGATGAGGAGTCGAGAATGGCGTTCTTGGAAGAATTAGGAATGAAGCAATCCGGCATAGATACTGCCGTACAGGCAATGTATCGCCTTCTTAACCTAATAACTTTTTTCACCATAGGCCCCAAGGAGGCTCGTGCGTGGCCCATCATCAAAAATACTACAGCAGACAAAGCTGCCGGAACTATACATACGGATTTCGAGCAAGGCTTCATTAAGGCGGAAACCATAAGTTTTGAAGATTATGTAAAATATGGCGGCGAGTCAGGGTGCAAAGAAGCCGGAAGAGTGCGTTTTGAAGGAAGAGACTATATAGTGCAGGACGGAGACATAGTGCACTTCAGAGTAAACAAGTAA
- the ispF gene encoding 2-C-methyl-D-erythritol 2,4-cyclodiphosphate synthase, protein MPFRVGIGFDVHRFTHEPERQHYVHVCGIKIPHTRGVIAHSDGDVGLHALTDALLGCIGEGGIGEHFSDRDPKWRDMPSTHFLTYAQQKATLMSYAILNFDMTIVCEYPKIAPHVPHMKEFLVQVLGIAQSCMNIKAVTTERLGFLGREEGIAAHAVVLCKKV, encoded by the coding sequence GTGCCGTTTCGCGTGGGTATAGGGTTTGATGTGCACCGGTTTACACATGAACCAGAGCGGCAACATTATGTACACGTTTGTGGGATAAAAATACCACACACACGAGGAGTGATAGCTCATTCCGACGGAGACGTCGGACTACATGCACTGACCGACGCACTACTGGGATGCATTGGTGAAGGGGGTATAGGAGAGCACTTCTCCGATCGGGACCCCAAGTGGCGCGATATGCCTTCAACACATTTTCTCACCTATGCGCAACAGAAGGCAACTCTGATGTCTTACGCCATACTCAATTTTGACATGACCATAGTGTGCGAGTATCCAAAAATAGCACCACATGTCCCCCACATGAAAGAATTTCTAGTGCAAGTGCTGGGTATTGCACAATCTTGCATGAACATCAAAGCGGTAACCACTGAGCGATTAGGATTTTTAGGGCGAGAAGAAGGTATAGCAGCGCATGCGGTAGTACTGTGCAAAAAGGTATAA
- a CDS encoding 2-C-methyl-D-erythritol 4-phosphate cytidylyltransferase encodes MQLFVILVVAAGIGRRLGVSDVPKQYLQLASQTVLAHSITRLVDKLEYMYQIRVVIHKAHAMFYEEAIMSLEPKVSKCLLPPVYGGTQRQDSVRIGLESLCDIGPQFVIIHDACRPFADLPDMGTVVESLQCNSGVVPAIQPVDTMGTIKGGLLAEKVERDTIRMIQTPQIFRFADALECHRQVSLQHPDKNFTDDASLLLYCGKHVETVKGDFNNFKITIPEDMARARAYMLEHAH; translated from the coding sequence ATGCAGCTTTTTGTGATTCTGGTAGTAGCTGCCGGTATCGGTAGAAGGTTAGGCGTAAGTGACGTGCCCAAACAATACTTGCAGCTCGCCTCACAGACTGTACTAGCACATTCTATAACTAGATTAGTCGACAAGCTCGAGTACATGTACCAGATTCGCGTGGTGATACACAAAGCCCATGCAATGTTTTATGAAGAAGCTATCATGTCTTTGGAGCCGAAGGTATCAAAGTGCTTGCTGCCTCCGGTATACGGAGGAACACAGCGGCAGGATTCCGTACGGATAGGGCTCGAAAGTCTGTGCGACATTGGACCACAGTTCGTGATTATCCATGATGCCTGTCGTCCATTTGCTGATTTACCCGATATGGGCACCGTGGTTGAAAGCCTACAGTGCAACTCGGGAGTAGTCCCTGCCATTCAACCAGTAGATACCATGGGGACGATAAAGGGCGGCTTACTTGCGGAAAAAGTTGAAAGAGACACCATTAGGATGATTCAAACACCGCAAATTTTTAGGTTTGCCGACGCGCTAGAATGCCATCGCCAGGTCAGCTTACAACACCCTGACAAGAATTTTACCGACGACGCATCTTTACTGCTCTATTGCGGAAAACATGTAGAAACCGTAAAGGGCGATTTTAACAACTTTAAGATAACCATTCCAGAGGATATGGCTCGCGCCAGGGCTTATATGCTCGAACACGCCCACTAA
- the purE gene encoding 5-(carboxyamino)imidazole ribonucleotide mutase produces the protein MLPTDNIAGSQVAIIMGSESDLSTMDYAATLLDELLIKYEIMVVSAHRTPERLYSFAKSAHERGLRVIIAGAGGAAHLPGMVASLTHIPVIGVPIASEYLKGLDSLLSIVQMPRGTPVATMAIGTAGATNAALLAASILGLSDHGVTEKLQNWKRSLTESVPTAPR, from the coding sequence ATGTTACCTACTGACAACATCGCTGGCAGCCAAGTTGCTATAATAATGGGTAGCGAGTCTGACCTTTCTACTATGGACTACGCAGCTACTTTGTTGGATGAGCTGCTTATCAAATACGAAATCATGGTGGTCTCCGCCCACAGAACACCTGAAAGGCTATATAGCTTCGCAAAATCCGCTCATGAGCGTGGGTTGCGTGTAATCATAGCTGGGGCTGGTGGCGCTGCGCATTTACCAGGAATGGTCGCATCGTTGACTCACATACCGGTAATCGGCGTTCCCATAGCTAGCGAATATCTAAAGGGGTTGGATAGTCTACTGTCCATAGTGCAAATGCCCCGGGGAACGCCTGTTGCTACTATGGCCATAGGCACTGCCGGAGCAACCAATGCCGCCTTGCTCGCTGCATCTATACTGGGGCTCTCAGATCATGGAGTTACTGAAAAACTACAGAACTGGAAGAGAAGCCTCACAGAATCTGTCCCTACAGCACCACGTTGA
- a CDS encoding TlpA family protein disulfide reductase yields MSTVPRVLYSKYFIAVFCILSVASFALIGSINNSEQILVKRDIVIQEVNSDAELFKMVSQIGPDPTLLVLYTSWCSNCVEKMPEIIQTINEYDIKPMIISLDTSKARLASFLLEQQTINFVPYNVNSDFHAKFAYALSGRGVSFTGKIPFIVVLGDDRPPITGISSVPMLRAAIESVTTRRKSHVTY; encoded by the coding sequence ATGTCCACTGTTCCCAGGGTACTGTACAGCAAGTATTTTATCGCGGTTTTCTGCATCCTTTCTGTGGCGTCATTCGCGCTCATAGGCAGTATAAACAACTCTGAACAAATCTTGGTAAAGAGAGATATTGTGATCCAAGAGGTCAATTCGGATGCTGAGCTGTTCAAGATGGTATCACAAATAGGGCCAGACCCTACCCTCCTAGTGTTATACACGTCATGGTGCAGCAACTGCGTGGAGAAGATGCCTGAAATCATCCAAACCATTAATGAGTACGATATCAAACCCATGATCATCTCATTAGACACCAGCAAGGCGCGGCTAGCATCTTTTTTGCTTGAACAACAAACAATAAATTTTGTACCCTACAATGTGAACTCTGATTTTCATGCCAAATTTGCATATGCTCTATCTGGGCGGGGAGTTTCTTTCACTGGCAAAATTCCCTTTATTGTAGTTTTGGGAGATGATAGGCCGCCGATTACTGGAATAAGCAGTGTCCCGATGCTACGTGCTGCCATAGAATCTGTAACAACGAGAAGGAAGAGCCATGTTACCTACTGA